One Candidatus Bathyarchaeota archaeon genomic region harbors:
- the trxB gene encoding thioredoxin-disulfide reductase has product MEEGGKPLDIAIIGGGPAGLTAGIYVRRALMEAVLFEGGVLGGQMALSDLIENYPGVDKVAGYELAERMVEQARGFGLNMVLEEVRDVRPSGDAFTLRTAKGEYSAKAVIIATGAEPIRLGVEGEERLIGRGVSYCATCDGPLFKDKVVAVVGGGDSAFKEALYLAKLAKQVYLIHRREGFRAEKIHVERARSNPNIRFFLNSVVEEIHGEDKVEAATVRNVRTGDSHKLELDGIFIYVGRRPNTGFIDIVEKDDSGYIRVNEDMETSMRGVFAAGDCTSPKWRQIATAVGDAAKAAISAIKFVESIHGR; this is encoded by the coding sequence ATGGAGGAGGGAGGGAAGCCTTTGGACATCGCCATAATCGGCGGAGGGCCCGCTGGTTTAACGGCCGGCATCTACGTCAGGAGGGCTTTAATGGAGGCCGTGCTCTTCGAGGGGGGAGTATTGGGAGGTCAAATGGCTTTAAGCGATCTAATCGAGAACTATCCTGGGGTGGATAAGGTTGCGGGATATGAGCTGGCTGAGAGGATGGTTGAACAAGCCAGGGGCTTCGGCTTAAACATGGTCCTAGAGGAGGTCAGGGATGTGAGGCCTAGCGGCGACGCCTTCACCCTAAGGACGGCGAAGGGGGAGTACTCGGCTAAGGCCGTTATAATAGCTACTGGGGCGGAGCCCATAAGGTTAGGCGTGGAAGGGGAGGAACGGCTTATAGGCAGGGGGGTATCCTATTGTGCGACGTGCGACGGGCCACTCTTTAAGGATAAGGTCGTAGCGGTCGTAGGCGGGGGGGATTCAGCCTTCAAGGAGGCCTTATACCTGGCCAAACTAGCCAAGCAGGTGTACCTGATCCATAGACGGGAGGGGTTCAGGGCTGAGAAGATACACGTGGAGAGGGCCAGATCCAACCCCAATATAAGGTTCTTCCTGAACTCGGTGGTGGAGGAGATCCATGGGGAGGATAAGGTGGAGGCGGCAACCGTCCGCAACGTCAGGACCGGCGACAGCCATAAGTTGGAGCTGGACGGGATCTTCATATATGTGGGCAGGAGGCCTAACACGGGTTTCATAGATATAGTGGAGAAGGATGATTCCGGATACATAAGGGTAAACGAGGATATGGAGACCAGTATGAGGGGAGTATTCGCCGCCGGGGATTGCACCTCGCCCAAGTGGCGTCAGATAGCGACGGCGGTGGGCGATGCCGCCAAGGCTGCGATCTCGGCCATCAAATTTGTTGAGTCGATCCACGGGCGTTGA
- a CDS encoding helix-turn-helix domain-containing protein — protein MPVGPSCEKIARYYLPAIRSIIAKRLMERYNLSQIQIAEKLGTTQAAVSQYLSSKRGAKTMREIEENPVLEKAVNEAVERIARSGDPDTLPIQLCNLCGLIREGKGR, from the coding sequence ATGCCGGTGGGGCCCTCCTGCGAGAAGATAGCGAGATACTATCTCCCAGCCATAAGGTCGATAATAGCCAAGAGGCTGATGGAGCGATACAACCTATCCCAAATCCAGATAGCCGAAAAACTTGGAACCACCCAAGCAGCCGTAAGCCAGTACTTATCCTCGAAGAGGGGTGCGAAGACCATGAGGGAGATAGAGGAGAACCCTGTGCTGGAGAAGGCTGTAAACGAGGCGGTGGAGAGGATAGCGAGGAGCGGAGACCCAGACACGTTGCCCATACAGCTATGCAACCTCTGCGGTCTAATCCGCGAGGGCAAAGGGAGATGA
- a CDS encoding TCP-1/cpn60 chaperonin family protein — protein sequence MKLDSTRMPLAHERVPRPDIYVDGHPVLIFNRGTVRRSGEEALRDNIEAAMWVMEFVKPLFGPNRLNKLITVREGRSTLTFLSSDLRTIFRKVKVEHPLARFLAGAGIAVSREKGDGAVSTILLAGKILEKCKRLLDLGMHPSTILDGVISAYKKVLELSDKLTVKELSLEQTIRLGIRSALLGKLPMDEVDHFTDLLYRAVQLLGAENLRREGSSLVDFKKAPGGSLRESHLVEGLALTMEIPHVNMPRMVEGARIAAIRGELRIPNKKLTRYMDYSFSFEDPGDMEKFEGLKKSFLTELAHRVTDAGANVIMVERGIDDFLLEYFAERGILAVRGIPPPEFDRVAKAVGAKITTHLDHTSREDLGWAEKIFEKKLGRQRLLYVTGCRNPGTLDMVLRGSPKHLLDDVERVVKGALATVKAVAEDPRMVWGGGAFEEQVALYLRRYANQLPGKIQIVVGAVAEAFEAMPAMLGENIGLREVDVAAELRSMHARNRSTMGVDQNRRGIADMSESFILDPLAVKLQTVKSAFEAAVTILRIDEYIIARELPEPERHYVERIKKSEKQVPGEEE from the coding sequence ATGAAGCTGGACTCCACGCGTATGCCGTTGGCCCATGAACGTGTACCCCGGCCGGATATATATGTGGATGGACATCCCGTTCTAATATTCAATAGGGGTACCGTGAGGAGGAGCGGCGAGGAGGCTCTAAGGGATAATATTGAAGCTGCCATGTGGGTTATGGAGTTTGTGAAGCCCCTTTTCGGGCCCAACCGGTTGAACAAGCTCATCACCGTTAGGGAGGGGCGTTCAACGTTAACCTTCTTATCTTCAGACCTGAGGACCATTTTCAGGAAGGTTAAGGTTGAGCATCCCCTGGCGAGGTTCTTAGCCGGCGCGGGAATAGCGGTCTCAAGGGAGAAGGGGGACGGGGCCGTATCGACCATACTCCTCGCCGGGAAGATCCTTGAGAAATGCAAGAGGCTCCTGGATTTAGGGATGCATCCCTCAACGATCCTGGACGGGGTAATATCCGCGTATAAGAAGGTCCTGGAGCTCTCAGATAAGTTGACGGTGAAGGAGCTGAGCCTGGAGCAGACCATAAGGCTTGGAATTAGGAGCGCGTTGCTGGGTAAGCTTCCGATGGATGAAGTCGACCATTTCACGGACTTACTGTACAGGGCAGTTCAGCTCTTGGGGGCCGAGAACCTGAGGAGGGAGGGTTCAAGCCTGGTGGACTTCAAAAAGGCTCCAGGCGGCTCCTTAAGGGAATCCCACCTAGTCGAAGGCTTAGCGCTCACAATGGAGATACCCCACGTGAACATGCCCCGTATGGTGGAGGGTGCCCGTATAGCGGCCATCCGGGGAGAACTAAGGATTCCAAATAAGAAGTTGACTAGATACATGGATTACAGCTTCAGCTTCGAAGACCCAGGGGATATGGAGAAGTTTGAAGGCTTAAAAAAGAGTTTCCTCACCGAGCTCGCCCACAGGGTCACAGATGCTGGCGCAAACGTGATAATGGTTGAAAGGGGGATAGACGATTTCCTACTGGAATACTTCGCTGAGAGGGGCATCCTGGCTGTGAGAGGGATACCGCCGCCCGAGTTCGACAGGGTAGCGAAGGCCGTGGGGGCGAAAATTACCACGCACCTAGACCATACCTCGAGGGAAGATCTGGGATGGGCCGAGAAGATATTCGAGAAGAAGCTGGGGAGGCAGAGACTGTTATACGTCACCGGATGCAGGAACCCGGGAACCCTAGACATGGTTTTGAGGGGATCCCCGAAGCACCTCTTGGACGATGTGGAGCGAGTAGTTAAGGGAGCCTTAGCGACGGTTAAGGCTGTAGCCGAGGATCCCAGGATGGTCTGGGGGGGAGGGGCCTTCGAGGAACAGGTCGCCTTATACTTAAGGAGGTACGCGAACCAGTTGCCGGGCAAGATCCAGATAGTTGTAGGGGCGGTGGCTGAGGCATTTGAGGCGATGCCTGCGATGCTCGGGGAGAACATAGGTTTAAGAGAGGTGGATGTAGCCGCGGAGCTCAGGTCCATGCATGCGAGGAATAGATCAACCATGGGGGTCGACCAGAATAGAAGAGGCATAGCTGACATGTCGGAAAGCTTCATACTGGATCCGTTGGCGGTGAAGCTTCAGACCGTAAAGTCGGCCTTCGAAGCAGCCGTCACAATACTCCGTATAGACGAATACATCATCGCAAGGGAGTTACCTGAACCTGAAAGGCATTACGTGGAGAGGATTAAAAAGAGTGAGAAGCAGGTGCCGGGAGAAGAGGAGTAG
- a CDS encoding ABC transporter ATP-binding protein, translated as MAKALLVEDLVKWYGKEVLALNKVSFDVDQGDFFVIIGPSGCGKSTLLKCIAGILDWDDGDIYIGGRSVKNVPAYKREIALMPETYALFPHMRVYDNVAFGLRMHGKDESEIKKEVGEALKLVGLEGFERRWPSELSGGQRQRVSLARAIVVNPTVLLLDEPLSHVDYRLQRRLMEDFKRLHDELGNTWILTTHVQEQGLSMAETMMVMNTGVIEQIGKPEEIYTRPRTVFAARFVGDINLFHGEVTAQEKERCTVKTEVGELVGTYLGESDLRGREVAYGIRPENLRIEEERGAAYDNSVRGKLTGYYYFGESMEYSFKVSDGTEVKVRTPPIKLTLGTEYFLCWNAVDGSILERPCMVEGLNIEDVIYGR; from the coding sequence TTGGCTAAGGCCTTATTGGTGGAGGACCTGGTTAAATGGTACGGCAAGGAGGTTCTAGCCCTCAATAAGGTATCCTTCGATGTGGATCAGGGAGACTTCTTCGTCATTATAGGTCCCAGTGGATGCGGTAAGAGTACTCTACTGAAATGTATAGCTGGGATACTTGACTGGGATGACGGAGACATATATATAGGTGGGAGGAGCGTTAAGAACGTCCCGGCTTATAAGAGGGAAATAGCCTTAATGCCTGAGACCTACGCCTTATTCCCTCATATGCGGGTTTACGATAATGTCGCATTCGGTTTAAGGATGCATGGCAAAGATGAATCTGAGATAAAGAAGGAGGTCGGCGAAGCCTTAAAGCTCGTGGGCTTGGAGGGCTTCGAGAGGAGGTGGCCCAGCGAGCTGAGCGGGGGGCAGAGGCAGAGGGTCTCCCTCGCGAGGGCCATAGTGGTGAACCCCACGGTCCTATTACTCGACGAGCCGCTGAGCCACGTGGACTATCGATTGCAGAGGCGGCTCATGGAGGACTTCAAACGGTTACACGATGAACTAGGGAATACATGGATACTTACAACCCACGTCCAGGAGCAAGGGCTGAGCATGGCTGAGACCATGATGGTCATGAATACGGGGGTCATTGAGCAGATAGGCAAGCCTGAGGAGATATATACCAGGCCTAGGACCGTGTTCGCGGCGAGGTTCGTCGGAGATATAAACCTTTTCCATGGGGAGGTTACCGCCCAGGAGAAGGAGAGATGCACCGTGAAGACCGAAGTGGGAGAACTGGTCGGCACATATCTTGGTGAGAGCGACCTCAGAGGTAGAGAGGTGGCCTACGGGATTAGACCTGAAAACTTGAGGATTGAGGAGGAGAGGGGCGCCGCCTACGATAATTCAGTAAGGGGTAAACTAACTGGATACTACTATTTCGGGGAGTCAATGGAGTACTCCTTCAAGGTGAGCGATGGAACCGAGGTTAAGGTGCGCACCCCGCCCATTAAACTCACCCTGGGGACTGAGTACTTCCTATGCTGGAACGCCGTTGATGGTAGTATATTGGAAAGGCCATGCATGGTGGAAGGGCTGAACATAGAGGACGTAATCTACGGTAGGTGA
- a CDS encoding ABC transporter permease, with translation MPRSPAEFIARYSKYILVLPPLIFFILFLLMPTIIMLLLSFNTGEATVFNPSQATISNFIDVLSRPMVYKIMRDTFGMSLLSALVTLGVAYPISYLLAFKVENPTVQSLVLFGLLVPYWVDWSIRSISWLSILGEGGLVNYILMGLGVIKAPLKELLFTRLTLVIIWVQTNLLFMIFPIYLSMMKIDPDLLNVAKTLGASPWKAFYNVTFKLSLPGVIIGVIFVFVSTLGDYVTPALWAGGLQMLGLTVQNYAWAFRWPLAATYSVIMLAITVALLYILLKIANIKQVFYE, from the coding sequence TTGCCCAGGAGCCCAGCGGAGTTCATAGCCAGGTATTCCAAGTACATCTTAGTATTGCCCCCGCTGATCTTCTTCATATTATTCCTCCTAATGCCCACCATAATAATGCTGCTCCTATCATTCAATACAGGCGAAGCGACCGTATTCAACCCATCGCAGGCCACCATAAGCAACTTCATAGACGTGTTAAGCCGCCCAATGGTCTACAAGATCATGAGGGATACCTTCGGGATGTCCCTGCTCTCAGCCCTAGTAACCCTGGGGGTGGCCTACCCCATCTCCTACCTCTTAGCCTTTAAAGTAGAGAACCCCACCGTCCAGAGCCTTGTACTCTTCGGCCTCCTCGTCCCATATTGGGTCGACTGGAGCATCAGGAGCATCTCATGGCTCTCAATATTGGGAGAAGGGGGATTAGTCAACTATATCCTCATGGGGTTAGGAGTCATCAAAGCTCCACTGAAGGAGCTGCTCTTCACAAGGCTTACCCTCGTGATAATATGGGTTCAGACGAACCTCCTCTTCATGATATTCCCGATATACCTTTCTATGATGAAGATAGATCCTGACCTGTTAAACGTGGCTAAGACTTTGGGGGCATCCCCCTGGAAGGCCTTCTACAACGTAACCTTCAAGCTCTCACTGCCGGGGGTTATAATAGGGGTGATATTCGTCTTCGTCTCGACCCTGGGAGACTACGTTACACCCGCCCTTTGGGCTGGAGGGCTGCAGATGCTGGGCCTCACAGTTCAGAATTACGCCTGGGCTTTCAGATGGCCTTTGGCGGCGACCTATTCAGTGATAATGCTGGCCATCACCGTGGCACTGCTTTATATCCTAC